One Xyrauchen texanus isolate HMW12.3.18 chromosome 44, RBS_HiC_50CHRs, whole genome shotgun sequence DNA segment encodes these proteins:
- the LOC127636306 gene encoding protein-lysine 6-oxidase-like, producing the protein MKMSASLIDCLIYACAHVCLFSCIVQTGHSQRQANTGAAALRQTIQWQHNGKFFSILSQGSEYQPPLKRDGNKEQTQARPIAIVRNDDAAPRTDGSSSSLRPSQSRGSERARSGIGVRGGSLRWTPGGDGARASASPERKNHTNQLGISVNDTDNGRRDGDVMVGDDPYNPYKSTDPDNPSYNYYDTYERPRPRQRPGYGTGYFQYGLPDLVGDPYYIQASTYVQRVPMYNLRCAAEENCLASSAYRSSVRDYDTRMLLRFPQRVKNQGTSDFLPSRPRYSWEWHSCHQHYHSMDEFSHYDLLDASSQRRVAEGHKASFCLEDTSCDYGYYRRFACTSHTQGLSPGCYDTYNADIDCQWIDITDVKPGNYVLKVSVNPSYQVPESDYSNNIVRCDVRYTGNYAYVSGCHISQY; encoded by the exons ATGAAAATGAGCGCGAGTTTAATTGACTGCTTAATCTACGCGTGTGCGCATGTATGtttattcagttgcattgtacaAACTGGCCATTCTCAGCGCCAAGCCAACACTGGAGCGGCAGCTCTTAGACAGACCATACAATGGCAGCACAATGGCAAATTCTTTAGTATATTAAGTCAAGGCTCGGAATATCAGCCACCGTTAAAACGTGACGGAAACAAAGAGCAGACGCAAGCCAGACCGATAGCTATTGTTCGCAATGATGATGCGGCTCCGAGAACCGATGGCTCATCTTCCTCTTTACGACCCTCCCAGAGCCGTGGGTCCGAGCGCGCGCGGTCAGGTATCGGTGTGCGCGGTGGCAGCTTGCGCTGGACACCAGGTGGAGATGGAGCGCGCGCTAGCGCGTCACCGGAGCGCAAGAATCACACGAACCAGCTGGGAATTTCGGTCAATGACACCGACAATGGCCGGCGGGACGGTGATGTGATGGTTGGAGATGACCCTTACAACCCTTACAAGTCTACAGATCCGGATAACCCGTCTTATAATTATTATGACACGTACGAGAGACCTCGACCCAGACAGCGCCCGGGATATGGCACTGGGTACTTCCAGTATG GTTTGCCAGATCTCGTGGGAGACCCATACTACATCCAAGCATCCACCTACGTGCAAAGAGTTCCAATGTACAATCTCAGATGCGCCGCTGAGGAAAACTGCTTGGCAag CTCTGCATACAGGTCCAGTGTAAGAGACTATGACACGCGTATGTTGCTGAGGTTCCCACAACGAGTCAAAAACCAAGGCACTTCCGACTTCCTTCCCAGCAGACCACGCTACAGCTGGGAATGGCACAGCTGCCATCA ACATTACCACAGCATGGACGAGTTCAGTCACTATGACCTGCTGGATGCCAGTTCTCAGAGGAGAGTTGCTGAAGGACACAAGGCTAGCTTTTGTCTGGAGGACACGTCCTGTGACTATGGTTACTACCGACGATTTGCATGCACCTCCCACACTCAG GGTCTGAGTCCAGGATGTTACGACACCTACAATGCCGACATTGACTGCCAATGGATAGATATTACTGATGTGAAACCCGGGAACTACGTCCTCAAG GTTAGTGTAAATCCTAGTTACCAGGTACCAGAGTCTGATTACAGTAACAATATAGTGCGCTGTGATGTGCGTTACACCGGAAACTACGCTTATGTGTCAGGATGTCACATTTCACA GTATTAA
- the LOC127636308 gene encoding sorting nexin-24-like, translating into MHPIEVSIPSFRSEGSKVEKGYTVFKIEVLMCGRQHTVEKRYSEFHALHKMLKKMIKPLEIPSKHVRNWVPKVLEQRRQGLEFYLQTIIMENEVLPKIFLDFLNIRHFPSLPKTESCGSFETESEESSKLTHQPALLFQRDPYLLPTTNDTFSNMVIEGVLRGIFYPDFQLR; encoded by the exons ATGCATCCCATAGAAGTGTCAATCCCGTCTTTTCGATCGGAGGGCAGTAAAGTGGAGAAGGGCTACACG GTTTTCAAGATCGAGGTGCTGATGTGTGGTAGACAGCATACTGTTGAGAAACGATACAGTGAATTTCATGCTCTACATAAAATG ctaAAAAAGATGATTAAACCTCTTGAAATTCCTTCAAAACATGTCAGGAACTGGGTGCCTAAGGTTCTTGAGCAGAGAAGACAAGGACTAGAATTCTATCTTCAG aCTATAATTATGGAAAATGAGGTTCTTCCAAAGATATTCTTGGATTTCCTCAATATCCGCCATTTCCCATCACTGCCAAAAACTGAGAGTTGCGG ATCATTTGAAACTGAATCAGAGGAATCAAG TAAACTGACACACCAGCCAGCGCTGCTCTTCCAGAGGGATCCATATCTGCTACCCACCACAAATG ATACATTTTCCAACATGGTAATTGAAGGTGTGCTACGTGGAATATTCTATCCAGACTTCCAGCTGAGGTAG